One genomic region from Cucumis melo cultivar AY chromosome 9, USDA_Cmelo_AY_1.0, whole genome shotgun sequence encodes:
- the LOC103482699 gene encoding protein HOTHEAD codes for MSGFVWGGFFTSALTAFLLFHGFSSSQQVPKFSFLRNATDAPMVSYYDYIIVGGGTAGCPLAATLSENYKVLMLERGGSPYGNPNITNLSAFGAALSDLSASSPSQRFVSEDGVINSRARVLGGGSCLNAGFYTRASSDYVRRAGWEKRLVKESYEWVERVVAFEPPMGEWQSAVRDGLIEAGVKPNNGFTYDHLYGTKVGGTIFDHHGHRHTAADLLSYANPSNLDVLLYASAHSIIFRPLGEERPKAHGVVFEDSKGIKHRAYLKYGPKSEIIISAGCLGSPQLLMLSGLGPAQHLKAHNITVVLDHPMVGQRVSDNPMNAVFVPSPVPVELSLIEVVGITQNGTYIEAASGENFGGGPSTRDFGMFSPKIGQLSTVPPKQRTAEAIAKATEAMKALNQAAFRGGFILEKIMGPISSGHLELRTRDPNDNPSVTFNYFKEPTDLHRCVAGINLIRRIIDSKSFSRFRYNNVSVATLLNMTASAPINLLPKHENLTRSPEQYCRDTVMTIWHYHGGCQTGAVVDRDYRVLGVDSLRVVDGSTFHDSPGTNPQATVMMLGRYMGVRILRERLTVRHQK; via the exons ATGAGTGGTTTTGTTTGGGGTGGATTTTTCACTTCTGCTCTTACTGCTTTTCTTCTCTTCCATGGTTTTTCTTCCTCCCAACAAG TTCCAAAATTTAGTTTCTTGCGAAATGCAACCGATGCTCCGATGGTATCATACTACGACTACATAATCGTCGGAGGTGGGACGGCGGGATGCCCATTGGCGGCCACCCTATCGGAAAATTATAAGGTATTGATGTTAGAACGTGGTGGCTCGCCGTACGGAAATCCCAATATTACCAACTTATCGGCTTTTGGGGCTGCCCTTTCTGATTTGTCTGCTTCTTCGCCGTCGCAACGTTTCGTGTCGGAGGACGGTGTTATCAATTCACGCGCTCGTGTTCTCGGCGGCGGCAGCTGCCTTAATGCCGGATTTTACACACGCGCCTCCTCTGATTATGTCAG GAGAGCGGGATGGGAGAAAAGGTTGGTGAAGGAGTCATACGAGTGGGTGGAGAGAGTGGTGGCGTTCGAACCGCCGATGGGGGAGTGGCAATCGGCGGTGAGGGACGGTCTGATTGAAGCGGGCGTGAAGCCTAATAATGGGTTCACCTACGATCACTTATACGGTACTAAAGTGGGCGGCACCATCTTCGATCATCATGGCCATCGACACACCGCTGCTGATCTTTTGTCCTATGCCAATCCTTCCAACTTAGATGTCTTGCTTTACGCCTCTGCCCATTCGATCATTTTCCGACCTCTAG GGGAAGAAAGGCCCAAGGCCCACGGAGTGGTCTTTGAGGACTCGAAGGGAATAAAACACAGAGCCTACCTTAAGTATGGGCCCAAGAGTGAAATAATCATATCAGCGGGCTGTCTTGGAAGCCCACAACTCCTAATGCTAAGTGGGTTGGGACCAGCCCAACATCTTAAGGCCCATAACATAACAGTGGTTTTGGACCATCCCATGGTGGGGCAGAGGGTGTCCGATAACCCAATGAACGCCGTTTTCGTTCCATCCCCCGTTCCGGTAGAGTTGTCGCTGATTGAGGTTGTCGGAATTACCCAAAACGGAACGTACATTGAAGCCGCCAGTGGCGAGAACTTCGGCGGCGGCCCTTCTACCAGAGACTTCGGCATGTTCTCTCCTAAG ATCGGGCAGCTATCGACAGTTCCACCGAAGCAAAGAACGGCGGAAGCCATAGCCAAAGCCACAGAAGCAATGAAGGCACTGAACCAAGCCGCATTCCGAGGCGGCTTCATCCTCGAAAAAATAATGGGTCCAATTTCCTCAGGTCATCTGGAGCTCCGAACCCGAGACCCGAACGACAACCCCTCCGTCACATTCAACTACTTCAAAGAACCCACTGACCTCCACCGCTGTGTCGCTGGCATCAACCTAATCCGCCGCATAATCGATTCAAAATCCTTCTCCAGGTTCCGATACAACAACGTTTCGGTAGCGACGCTTCTGAACATGACGGCGAGTGCACCGATCAACCTGCTGCCGAAACACGAGAACTTGACGAGGTCGCCGGAGCAGTACTGCAGGGACACGGTGATGACGATCTGGCATTACCACGGCGGCTGTCAGACCGGAGCGGTGGTGGATAGGGATTATAGAGTTTTGGGAGTGGATTCTTTAAGGGTGGTTGATGGATCAACTTTTCATGATTCGCCTGGAACTAACCCTCAGGCTACAGTGATGATGCTTGGCAG GTACATGGGAGTAAGAATATTGAGGGAAAGGCTTACAGTCAGACACCAAAAATAA